The following are from one region of the Carassius auratus strain Wakin chromosome 13, ASM336829v1, whole genome shotgun sequence genome:
- the LOC113113084 gene encoding oligodendrocyte transcription factor 3-like translates to MNSDSSSSSRASSPDMDGMYLRDHLHPQDGRLNSVSSTQSELLQKMTGEHAPKSPSGSKYKLKKQVTEQEIQHLRLKINGRERKRMHDLNLAMDGLREVMPYAHGPSVRKLSKIATLLLARNYILMLTSSLDEMKRLVGEIYGGHHSAFHCGSVSHGGAHSAHQVHPLLGSALTSSTSSTLSSALPGLTSIRAPHSLMKSTPAPPLQLGGSFQHWAGLPCPCTICQVPPPPHLPITSTGLTRLSTENKDAMK, encoded by the coding sequence ATGAATTCGGATTCCAGCTCCTCCAGCAGAGCCTCCTCTCCAGACATGGATGGGATGTACCTCCGCGATCACCTCCATCCCCAGGACGGACGTCTGAACTCGGTGTCCTCCACACAGAGCGAGCTGCTCCAGAAGATGACGGGCGAGCACGCGCCCAAGTCGCCCTCCGGCAGCAAGTACAAGCTCAAGAAGCAGGTGACCGAGCAGGAGATCCAGCACCTGCGCCTGAAGATCAACGGCCGAGAGCGCAAGCGCATGCACGACCTGAACCTGGCGATGGACGGGCTCCGAGAGGTCATGCCGTACGCGCACGGGCCCTCGGTGCGCAAGCTGTCCAAGATCGCCACGCTCCTGCTGGCCAGAAACTACATCCTGATGCTGACGAGCTCGCTGGACGAGATGAAGCGGCTGGTGGGTGAGATCTACGGCGGCCACCACTCGGCGTTTCACTGCGGGTCGGTGAGCCACGGCGGCGCGCACTCGGCGCATCAGGTGCATCCTCTCCTCGGGAGCGCGCTGACCTCGTCCACCTCCTCGACGCTTTCCAGCGCTTTACCGGGACTTACCTCCATCAGGGCGCCGCACTCTTTGATGAAGAGCACCCCTGCCCCTCCGCTGCAGCTCGGGGGCTCGTTCCAGCACTGGGCGGGCTTGCCGTGCCCCTGCACGATTTGCCAGGTGCCACCGCCTCCCCACCTGCCCATCACCTCCACAGGACTGACGAGGCTTTCCACAGAGAACAAGGACGCGATGAAGTGA